tcttttggaggtggcagaaatgacgaaggatgatacgatgtatctggaggttggtggggtggtaggtgaggaccaatggggttctcactgtgggaggaaatcagagcacctggaggaaacccacacagacacagggagaatgtgcaaactctaaacagacagttgcccaaggctggaattgaacctgggaccctggtgctgtgacacagcagtgctaaccacaaagccaccgtgccaccctcaaaAAGGTACCATTAAATTTGGTAGTAATTAATATAATCTCTCTATTCAAAAAAGTAGGAAGTTGAAAACATGAATCTACAGGCCACTTAGCTTGATGTCTGTCATGAGGAAGGTGTAAAAATCAATTCTTAATAAGGTTGTTGCTTGGGACTTGGAAAACTCAAGGTAATTAGGAAGAGACAACATCGTCTTGGGAAAAGAAAATCTTATTTAACTGATATATTAGAATTCTTTTAAGGAGTAATATGCACTATGGATAAACAGAAACCCGTTGATGTGCTGTATTTGGGTTTTCAGAAGGCATTGGACAAGGTTCTACATAGAAGGTTCTTGCGCACAGGAGGATTTCATAGAGTAGTGGGCAACATACCAGTATGgacagaagattggctggctggcagaaaacagaaagAACAAATAAATCAGTCTTTGTTCAGAATGGTAACATGTGATGGATGCaatcccacagggatctgtgctgggctttcaacattttaaaatttatatcaatgatttagaagaGGAATTGAAAGCATAACGGCTAAGTTTGCAGACTACAGGAAGATAGATGGAAAAGTGTGTTGTGAAGGTGACACAACAAGGATGCAGAATAATATGTAATTGAGGGAGTGGGCAGGTGGAGTATCATGAGGGAAAATGCAAGttgttttggcaggaagaataaaaagtaGATATTACTGCAATGGAAAAGAACTGTAGAATTCTGAGGTGTGACAGGATCTAGGTGTTCTAGTTCATGTCAGAAAAAATCAATACACAGGTACAGCATGTAATCAGAAGGCAAAGGGGACGTAAATCTTTCTCAtaagaggaattgaacataaaagtaaaGGTGTCATGTTTCAGTTACACAGGGCATCGGTATGACCATATCTTGAATTATGGTCCCCTTGTttaaggaaaaatataaaagcattggaggcagtgcagagaaACTTTACAACATTGATACCTGGACTAAACAGATTGTCTTGTAAGGAAATATTGGACAGATTGGGCTTATTTACACTGGAGTTTAAGGAGTGAGGGGTAGTTTGATTGAAGTTCATAAGGTTGTGAAAGGTGTCTGTGGAAAGGAAGTTTACTtttgtgggtgagtccaaaatGAGGGGACACTGTCTGAAAATTAGGAACTGCTCTTTAAGGACAGAGATGAGCTTCTTTTTTCCCTTTCAGACGGCTATGCAACTTTGGAACTGTCCTTCTCAGAAGGCAATGAAGATGGAGTCACAAAACATCTTGAAAGTGAAGGGAGTTTGATTCTTGTTGGACAAGGGAATTAAAGATTAAAGGGGATAAAGGGGAACGTGGTACTTGGATCACAGATAACTCCATTGAGATCttattgattggcagagcaggcttgcaGGACTGAGTTaccttccttctcaacctcttttgaTCATGTGATTTAATTAATATTGCCTCCTCTTTTTGACTTGAATAAACCACTATCTTATCACGACTGACCCAACTGGAATTTCTTCAGCCTAAATTGAAGCCTGTAATAATTCTGTTCCTGCAGCCTGTCTGGTAAAATCAGTCATTCAGCCTCATGTGCTCATGCTAGCCCTTGGAAAGAGCTCTCAAATTAAGCCCACTACTCTGTGGTTTCCCATAGCCCTGGCTACAAAGTACTTATCCAATTGAATTTGAAAGTTACTACATCTTAGCACAACCTTTTAGATATTGCATTCCTGATTTTTACAAATCATTGCATCAaaaatatttctttgcatctctctctgatcctcttgTTAACTCTTAAATTTGCTTCCTCTGTGccttgttatgaagttgaagatgCGTACTGTGCTTTTAAGAGAGAAGaaatgctgttttgcactgagagcttcCAAGCACTTGTCATATGAGTAATTAGCagtctggaaaattgaaaatatgtaacatttggctgtgaaatagatacctgagctgattgctgttttgacaacaattcaaatttaatcaatcagtttaaattatgccccaggatactagcagtaaaagaaagaagatgacccagagAGCTATTCAGCCAGAAGATGACAGACACTGACGATAACAGccgctgtatggttttgaaattaaattaatgtaattttaataagtattcattggaacagcatattgttatagagttggaggcagataataagcagttaagagaaagaggggcttagagttgtgaatagttgttattTAATATTCACTGTTAAAGTTAAGGAATAAATTTatactattttctttaaatagtgggatttgggagttctctgtaattcgtactttaacagattacaaggtgaggtgagcttttctggatgtttggtttaattaacagaaggattCACTGCTGTGTTGTAACAGCCTTAACTGTTCTGCCTTTTCTCTCCACTAAGTCTATCAAAACTCCTTCCTAATTCAGAACAACTTTATACATTTTCCTTTTCTCCATTTTAAGGAGATTATACTTCCTCTTCCTTTTATTCATAGGTTGCTCCAACATCAGGGAAAACCATTCCTTAAATAAGAAGAAAGAAATCTGGGAGCTGCCATTGACCTGTGAAAGAATTTTGTTTGATGTTACTCTGAAATGAATAACTGGTGACCAGATTTTAATCGTTCACGTTTTACAAAGTGGGGAGGTTTGAAAGGGAGCTGTCTTCACTTGCTGCAGGCTTATTTGTCAGAAAGTCCAACACAAGCCGCCCTCAAATTGTAGCAACAAATTATCTCCATGAACGTCTTCCGCATTTCCTGGCTACGGAAGGCATAGATTAGAGGGTCAATGATTGAGTTACACATGATGAGGATCAAATACAAATTGAAGTGTGACATGAAACACACACAGTACAGATTTCTGGGACAAGAGATCATGAGGATGagatgcaggaagaatggagCCCAGCAAATAATAAAAATACCAAGCAGGATTGTTAACGTGATAGCCCCCTTCATACTTGCTCTCTGGTGGATTGAGTTGTAGCCGGTCAAAGCAGCAATTCGCTTTGCATGCGAGCGAGCCAAGAGAAACATGTGGCTGTATAGGGAGGCCATGAGGATTAACATAATGAAGAACATGGTGACCAGACATATGACGACGGGTGGGCTCTCAGAGTAGATGATGAAGATGATACCACAGCCAGTACAGAACAACCAGATACCTGCAATAATAAAAGCAGCTCGTTTTACTGTCATGATGTGATGGTAACGCAAAGCGTAGAATATGGTGACGTACCTATCGACAGCTATGGCCACAAGGCTACACATGGATGCCACAACAGAAATGCAGATCAGCGAATCAAAGACATTGTCCACCTGTTTGGCCAAGTTGTCTTCAACAATCAAATGCCTGTTGTTAACTAAGGCGATCACAATGGTCTCCCATGCATTGGACACACTTACCAGCATGTCAGCAACAGCCAGACTGCAGATAAACAAATACATTGGAGAATGGAGGTTCTTATTCTTAATAATTGCAGCAATGACCAAAATATTTTCCAGTAGACTCATAATGCCTAGGGTTAGAAATATCTCAATGGCTACACTGACTTGTTCACATAAAGCAGATGTTCTTTTCATCTTATGCATTGTATCATCAGCAGGAGTGAGGTTCTGCAGCCATCGTACATGTGAGTGTAGCTCTGTTACATTCATGTTTCACATACACGCTGAATCGTCCTTTAGTTTGTTTCAGTATAAGATGCTCATTGAGAAAGGTGCAAACTCCATGTCTAGTCTTCCCTAAGTGAGAAAAAACAAAGGTAAGTTGAGAACTGTGAGGTTCTGGTTGAAATTTCACTCAAGTCTACTTTGCTGTAACTGATAAGTCTCCATCTGCCCAGAGCATGTACAGAATGAAATGTATTGCATCAACAGAGCACCTTTCCGGTCTCCAGgtatctcaaagcactttacaatCAATCAAGTATTTTTGAGAAGTGTAATGACTATTGTGATGTAGGCACACACAAAAGTGACCACAACCAGATCAGTTGTTTCTGGTGAAGTTGGCTAAAGGATATGCATTAACTAGGACACCAGTGATAATCACTGCTCTTCTTCACATTAGTATCTTTTGCCTGTCCATCTGAAAGGGCAGGCAGTGCCTGATGTAATATCTCactcaaaacaaagacaaaaagaACAATCCCCACCATTAATCCAGCTTTTAGGTACAAAATAAACTTGGAAGTGGGGCTGTGCAACAAATTACTGATGGCAATGCAATGCATTCAGAACCAGTAGTTAGTCAAATATAGCCAACTATTATCCTTTATTAACTATGTGCTTGAATTGAGTTCTCTGTGTGGTCAGGGTATGATCTCACCCTCCATCAAGCTGGTTACTGAACCAACATACCTCTCTACCTTACTCCTGGATACTTGGGCTTCATGCATTTACAAGACTAGCCACCTCTATCTGAGTCTCTGAGATACACAGACTGCCAATTTCTGAGCAGGTATCTGGCGAGTGCTGATGGATGTCCTCCTCCACTTTTTCTGCTACTGTCAGGTTTCTGACTTGTGACAGACCTGGAAAAATAGAGAGTGGGGCAAGAGTTAGCACTCAATGATCAGAGGAAGAAGAGGGATGGAGCAGTTACAAAAAAACTCATTGCTTCACAAAGACTGAACGATGGCATTGTGCTAATGTGTTAAATGAAACAAGTAAGGACCATCACACCACTGCGAGAGATTAAATTCTTTTGgtttcacctaacctgaacatctttggattgtaggaagaaaccagagcgcctggaggaaatacccacgcacacacagaagaatgtgcaaaacttcacacagagtcacccgaggctggaatgagacccaggtccctggtgctgtgcagTCATAGTGTTgactgctgagccactgtgctgaccaAATGACTTAAATAGCTTCCTTCACAATGGTGTCATGATAAGTTCATTCACCCATTTTGCAGGCCCTAACCCTCATCCAAACAAGCTGAGAAACCTCTCACCTTTTGGATAACTGCAGAAGTTGAGACTCCTGCATTCCTGACCTTTGAGTCCCTGACCCTGTTTCAGTAACAGTCATATACACAGGTCCGATACCGCAGGCCAAATCAATGACCATATCCTAAGAGGTGTGACCACTTCCTGGAACAAAATGGCCTGGTAACATCCCCCCTTGCCGATGACATAAATACATATAAGAATCTTAGGGGCCTTCATAGGGTGACTACAGAGAGGTAGTTTCCCGTGAGAGAGAGTAGGAAAATCTGGGGCCAGAGGGCATACTCTCAAAGTAAGGGGTTAACCATTTAAGACGGaggtgaggaggaacttcttctctcagaggctagtgaatttgtggaattcttgaCCACAGAGTATTGTAGGGACCAAGTCATTAAGAATGTTCAAGGTTAAGGTAGTCAAatttttaacccagtgacagaatccagggttatggggaaaagaaaGGAAGATGGAGTTGGGGGTTATCAGATCAGAgttgactcaatgggccaaatggcctacgtCTGCACCAACATCTGCAGGCCTTATGGTGCTGCAGCGTTTATGTCTTGGCCTCCAGCCCATTGACTCTGGAAGGTGTCTGCCCAGGATGACATTAGCATCCAGAATCTCCCACCTCCGGCAATCGCAGCAAATCAtctagcactctgaaagctagtgcttccaaataaacctgttggactataagacctggtgttgtgtgatttttaactttatcatcTAAACTGCCATCATTATTTTTGTGTGTTAACAAATTAATAATTTTAACCAGTTTATAATGAAAAAACGTTACACTTCCCATAAAGATTAGAACCAACAGTAACCTTTATCAATACTAATAAAGTGCTCACAATTTTGAACAGCTATGCACAGTTAAAAGCTGAAAGATTTCCCTTTTTTAATATTAGTAATACAGTATACACAAAGTGCCTAACAGCATTTAATCACggatcattgggttcatgaaccAATGAACTATTACTACCTTGTGATGTCACTATGAATGTTTTTCCCAGTCAGGCACTCTCCAGATTTCAGAGGATATTTTCCTCATGTGAGGCAATCCAGAGGTCCTAGCTTTAGGATGAAGGGTCATGGATTCaaaacagggatgaggagaaattacttctctcaaagaaggtgtcaatctgtggaattcattaccccaGGGTAAGATGGATGCTGgaacattgaataaatttaaggaggcgATACAAAGATTTTCAACTCATAATGGGGTAAAGAATAATGGAGAAcaggcaagaaaatggagttcAAGCTGAgatgaaatcagccatgatcgtgtgaTATAACAGAGTGTCTAAACTGCCTACCCCTGCTCCAAGTTCTTATGCTCTTGAGATGCAGAGAGATATAGGGGGCAGCCTCGTGCATAAATTACCAAAGGTTAGTGCGCACGTACATAAAATAATCAGAAAGACAATAGAATGTTATGTTTTATTGTGAGAGGAAATAACTGCAAGATTAGAGAGGTTATGGTTCAGGTAGATAGGGCTTCGATAAAACCACATCTGGTGGACTGTGTACAGTACTGGCCACCATATCTATAGGATTTCTTTctccattggaagcagttcaaagaGGATTGACTAGACTAACATGCACATTGCCTTATGGGAAaaggctggacaggctagatCCGTATCCTCTGGAATTTAaaagagtcagaggtgacttaaatgaaacatataaaatcaaaAATGGACTTGACCTGGTGGATATCAAAAATATAGTTCCTCATGTGAGAAAATTCTGAACTGGGTGTCAGAGTTTAATAATAAGAGGTCACCCACTtaagttgttgttgttgtgtcgccatagtcttaccagacaataggggctgctctctccttagagagaa
The Chiloscyllium punctatum isolate Juve2018m chromosome 5, sChiPun1.3, whole genome shotgun sequence DNA segment above includes these coding regions:
- the LOC140476891 gene encoding melanocortin receptor 5-like; its protein translation is MNVTELHSHVRWLQNLTPADDTMHKMKRTSALCEQVSVAIEIFLTLGIMSLLENILVIAAIIKNKNLHSPMYLFICSLAVADMLVSVSNAWETIVIALVNNRHLIVEDNLAKQVDNVFDSLICISVVASMCSLVAIAVDRYVTIFYALRYHHIMTVKRAAFIIAGIWLFCTGCGIIFIIYSESPPVVICLVTMFFIMLILMASLYSHMFLLARSHAKRIAALTGYNSIHQRASMKGAITLTILLGIFIICWAPFFLHLILMISCPRNLYCVCFMSHFNLYLILIMCNSIIDPLIYAFRSQEMRKTFMEIICCYNLRAACVGLSDK